The window GTAGACGTTCCAGGCCGGCGGCTTGCGGCGGGCGGCCACCCGTACCTCGAGGGCCTCCAGGACCACGGCGCCCGCGCCCGTGCCGTGCAGGGTGACCTCCACGATCTGCGACCCGGCGTGCACGGCGCGCTGCGCCGACGCCCAGGCGGGCGCGTCCGCCTCCACGGGCGGCGGGGCCACCGATCCGGGACCGCGCTCGGTCAGGTAGGCATGGTCGCATCCGGCGCTCCACACGTGCGTCCGCACGGCGGCCTTGAGGGGCGCGACCGGTGCCCGGCCCGGCGCCGACGCCGGCGGTGGGGCGGAGGACGGGCCGGGCGCCGGGGCCGGTCCGCCGGCCGGTGCCGTCGGTTCCGGTGCGCCGCTCGTCGTCGGGCCCGCGGTCGCCCCCGCGCCCGGCACCGTACCGTCACCCGCGTGCGGCGTGCGCGTGCCGGGTCCGGCCGCCGCCAGCAGCGCCACGGCCACCGCCCCGGCCGTCACCCCTGCGGCGGCGACCACGGCGGCCCTCCGCCGGCACCAGGCCCTGCGGACCGTGGGCCCCGGCGCCACCATCACGACGGCCTGCTCCGGCCCCGCCTCCGCGATCGGCTCCGGCTCCGGTGCGGGCTCCGGCTCGGGCTCCGGTGCGGGCTCCGGCTCTGCCACCGAACCCGCGCCCGCACCCTCGCGTGCGCCCGCACCCGCACCCGCGCCCGACCGGCGCCGCGCGTCCGCCAGCAGCCACGCCCGGTGCAGGTCCACCGCCTGCGCCTGCGATGCCCCGCAGGCCCGGGCGAAGCGGTCCACGACCGCGAACTCCGCCGGCAGCGCCTCCCCGCTGCAGTACCGGTGCAGCGTCGACGTACTCGTGTGCAGCCTGCGCGCCAGGGCCCCGTAACTGAGCCCGGCGCGCTCCTTCAGCTCCCGCAGCAGCCGCGCGAAGTTCTCGGCCTCGCTCACGCTCTCCCCCGTTCCGCGTCCCGCGACAGCGTTCCATGCATGAGGTGTTCCCCCAGGTGGCAGCCCCTACGGCCGTTCCAGCGTCCCGGATTCGCCCCAATCCGTGGCCCGCCGCGCCGTCCGGGGAACAGTCTCGTCAGGCACGGACAGCGCTCACCGCGCCGATCTCACTCATCACACTCACAGTCCGCACAGCA is drawn from Streptomyces sp. NBC_01232 and contains these coding sequences:
- a CDS encoding helix-turn-helix domain-containing protein; the protein is MSEAENFARLLRELKERAGLSYGALARRLHTSTSTLHRYCSGEALPAEFAVVDRFARACGASQAQAVDLHRAWLLADARRRSGAGAGAGAREGAGAGSVAEPEPAPEPEPEPAPEPEPIAEAGPEQAVVMVAPGPTVRRAWCRRRAAVVAAAGVTAGAVAVALLAAAGPGTRTPHAGDGTVPGAGATAGPTTSGAPEPTAPAGGPAPAPGPSSAPPPASAPGRAPVAPLKAAVRTHVWSAGCDHAYLTERGPGSVAPPPVEADAPAWASAQRAVHAGSQIVEVTLHGTGAGAVVLEALEVRVAARRKPPAWNVYQMSQGCGGGLTPAVFAVNLDAPRPLARPVAGNDGGNGLPAPAFPLRVSASEPVVLRVEAATSGCDCDWSLDLRWTGPAGSGTLRIDDGGRPLRTSAATGRPVYGYAPEQGRWAR